The Vicia villosa cultivar HV-30 ecotype Madison, WI unplaced genomic scaffold, Vvil1.0 ctg.001359F_1_1, whole genome shotgun sequence genome contains a region encoding:
- the LOC131634815 gene encoding pollen-specific leucine-rich repeat extensin-like protein 3 isoform X1: MAHHYSNKVLGCFLLFSLTLTYGHSHFLIDPIIIPGYEVSPGHDIGDGDAPAQSPEPFVGDSPAQSPEPFMDDSPAPSPEKDSENVDKSFPNERLKHSYVAFQAWKKAIYSDPFNTTGNWVGHDVCSYNGVFCSPALDDPTLNVVAGVDINHADIAGHLPEELGLLNDTSLFHINSNRFCGIIPDSFENLTIMYEFDISNNRFVGDFPLVVLKWKNLTYLDIRFNDFEGVLPHELFEKELDAIFLNNNRFTSHIPETLGKSTASVVTFANNNFTGCIPKSIGNMVNLNEIVFLGNDLGGCFPQEIGLLGEVTVLDASKNGFVGTLPNLAGLKNVEVIDIAHNKFSGYVSNTICQLPTLKNFTFSYNYFNGEAQTCVPSDSCSVELDDAKNCLPGRKNQKTSKQCLPVLTKPVDCSKNCGGGKGKSHDPLEPKPTPSKSHPPKVETPKAKPPPTPKAQAPQIPPTLPPVKDIPPTVAPVSSPPPSPPVKYIPPMLPPVEDIPPTVAPVMSPPPPVERIPPMLPPVEDIPPTVAPVLSPPPSPPVKHIPPMLPPVEDIPPTVAPVFSPPPPVERIPPMLPPVEDIPPTVAPVFSPPPPVERIPPMLPPVEDIPPTVAPVFSPPPPVERIPPMLPPVEDIPPTVAPVFSPPPPVERIPPMLPPVEDIPPTVAPVSSPPPVEKIPPMLPPVEDIPPTVAPVSSPPPAAQVNSPPPPVHSPPPPSPAHSPPPPVNSPPPPVYSPPPPPPVHSPPPPVHSPPPPVHSPPPPVHSPPPPIHSPPPPPVYSPPPPTHSPPPPIHSPPPPVHSPPPPVHSPPPPVNSPPPPVHSPPPPVSSPPPPPPQVHSPPPPVNSPPPPVHSPPPTPVNSPPPPVYSPPPTPVNSPPPPVHSPPPPQVNSPPSPVHSPPPPVNSPSPPKWDDITLPPNIGAEYRSPPPPTIAGY; this comes from the coding sequence ATGGCTCACCATTATTCTAATAAGGTCTTaggttgttttcttttgttttctttaacCTTAACTTATGGCCATAGTCATTTTCTCATAGATCCAATAATTATTCCTGGATATGAAGTTTCACCAGGACATGATATTGGTGATGGTGATGCGCCAGCTCAATCACCTGAGCCGTTCGTCGGCGATTCTCCAGCTCAATCACCCGAGCCGTTTATGGATGATTCTCCCGCTCCTTCGCCTGAAAAAGACAGTGAAAATGTTGACAAAAGTTTTCCTAATGAGAGgctaaaacattcttatgttgCATTTCAAGCATGGAAAAAGGCTATTTATTCTGACCCTTTTAACACAACTGGTAATTGGGTTGGTCATGATGTTTGTTCCTACAATGGTGTGTTTTGTTCTCCTGCTCTTGATGATCCTACACTGAATGTTGTTGCTGGTGTTGATATTAATCACGCCGATATCGCCGGTCACCTTCCGGAAGAGTTAGGACTATTGAATGATACTTCTCTTTTCCATATTAACTCAAACAGGTTCTGTGGTATAATTCCGGATAGCTTTGAGAATCTAACCATAATGTACGAGTTTGATATCAGTAACAACCGCTTCGTCGGCGATTTTCCTTTAGTGGTTTTGAAATGGAAAAATTTGACCTACTTGGATATTAGATTCAATGATTTTGAAGGAGTTTTACCTCATGAGCTATTTGAGAAAGAACTTGATGCAATATTTTTGAACAACAACCGTTTCACATCACATATACCAGAAACACTTGGAAAATCAACAGCCTCTGTTGTGACTTTTGCAAACAATAATTTTACTGGTTGTATTCCAAAATCAATTGGAAACATGGTGAACTTGAATGAGATTGTGTTCTTAGGAAATGATCTTGGTGGTTGTTTTCCTCAAGAGATTGGTTTGTTAGGGGAAGTAACAGTTTTGGATGCTAGCAAAAATGGGTTTGTTGGGACACTACCAAACTTAGCAGGGTTGAAGAATGTTGAGGTTATTGACATAGCACATAACAAGTTTAGTGGTTATGTTTCCAACACTATTTGTCAACTACCTACTTTGAAGAACTTTACATTTTCTTATAATTACTTTAATGGAGAAGCACAAACTTGTGTTCCTTCAGATAGTTGTTCTGTTGAGTTGGATGATGCCAAGAATTGTTTACCTGGAAGGAAGAATCAAAAGACATCTAAACAATGTTTACCTGTTTTGACTAAACCTGTGGATTGTAGCAAGAACTGTGGTGGAGGAAAAGGAAAGAGTCATGATCCATTAGAGCCTAAACCAACTCCATCAAAATCTCACCCTCCTAAGGTGGAGACACCAAAGGCTAAGCCACCACCAACTCCAAAGGCTCAAGCACCACAAATTCCACCGACACTTCCACCGGTTAAGGATATTCCACCAACCGTTGCACCAGTGTCATCACCACCACCATCACCACCGGTTAAGTATATTCCACCTATGTTACCACCAGTTGAAGATATTCCACCAACCGTTGCACCAGTGATGTCACCACCCCCACCGGTTGAGCGCATTCCACCTATGCTACCACCAGTTGAAGATATTCCACCAACCGTTGCACCAGTGTTGTCACCACCACCATCACCACCGGTTAAGCACATTCCACCTATGCTACCACCAGTTGAAGATATCCCACCAACCGTTGCACCGGTGTTTTCACCACCCCCACCGGTTGAGCGTATTCCACCTATGCTACCACCAGTTGAAGATATTCCACCAACCGTTGCACCAGTGTTTTCACCACCCCCACCGGTTGAGCGCATTCCACCTATGCTACCACCAGTTGAAGATATTCCACCAACCGTTGCACCAGTGTTTTCACCACCCCCACCGGTTGAGCGCATTCCACCTATGCTACCACCAGTTGAAGATATTCCACCAACCGTTGCACCAGTGTTTTCACCACCCCCACCGGTTGAGCGCATTCCACCTATGCTACCACCAGTTGAAGATATTCCACCAACCGTTGCACCAGTGTCATCACCACCACCGGTTGAGAAAATCCCACCCATGCTACCACCGGTTGAAGATATTCCACCAACCGTTGCACCAGTGTCATCACCACCACCAGCTGCTCAAGTCAACTCACCACCACCACCAGTTCACTCTCCTCCACCACCCTCACCAGCCCATTCCCCACCTCCACCAGTCAATTCTCCACCACCACCAGTGTACTCCCCTCCCCCACCCCCGCCAGTCCACTCTCCCCCTCCACCAGTCCATTCACCACCACCTCCAGTTCATTCTCCACCCCCACCAGTCCATTCTCCACCACCACCAATTCATTCTCCTCCACCACCTCCGGTTTACTCTCCTCCACCACCAACTCACTCTCCACCCCCACCAATCCATTCACCACCACCTCCAGTTCATTCTCCACCCCCACCAGTTCATTCTCCACCACCTCCAGTTAACTCCCCACCCCCGCCAGTTCATTCTCCTCCTCCACCGGTCTcctcaccaccaccaccaccaccacaggTGCATTCTCCACCACCACCGGTCAACTCACCTCCACCACCAGTACACTCACCTCCTCCTACCCCCGTCAACTCACCTCCACCACCAGTATACTCACCTCCTCCTACCCCCGTCAACTCACCTCCACCACCAGTACACTCGCCTCCTCCTCCCCAGGTCAACTCACCACCATCACCAGTACACTCCCCTCCTCCACCGGTCAATTCACCATCACCACCAAAATGGGATGACATCACACTACCACCAAACATTGGAGCTGAATATAGGTCACCTCCTCCTCCAACAATTGCTGGATACTAA
- the LOC131634824 gene encoding uncharacterized protein LOC131634824: MRMFLVPRTSIEKVNVKQPEVEVEETPPNVANKFNEIVRDLGCRKQIHEYAPDIQDQVRRAYILKGPTQPDLARFPRTQFGKYSRAFCKAWNKNYTWIEYSESKDATYCFYCFLFKPPGRAEHFGYEVFNKDGFKDWKHASKGFKDHIGSHYSKHNSCVKHYDDYNNQRQSVTIFFSRATRESEELYKIRLTCSLDCTRYLLAQGIAFRGHDESSISLNKGNFREMVDWVKSNDEKVRNAFDHGPKNCTMTSDDIQKELATCCAHEVTKVIMEELGDRQFSVLIDESRDISVKE; this comes from the coding sequence ATGAGGATGTTTTTGGTTCCTAGAACAAGTATTGAGAAAGTGAATGTTAAGCAACCGGAAGTCGAAGTAGAAGAAACACCCCCTAATGTGGCCAACAAGTTTAATGAGATTGTGCGTGATCTAGGATGTAGGAAACAAATTCATGAGTATGCTCCGGATATTCAAGACCAAGTGAGGAGGGCATATATATTGAAGGGTCCAACGCAACCTGATTTAGCAAGATTTCCTCGTACTCAATTTGGGAAGTATTCAAGAGCATTTTGTAAAGCATGGAATAAGAATTATACATGGATTGAATACAGTGAGTCGAAGGATGCAACTTATTGTTTCTATTGCTTTCTCTTTAAGCCGCCCGGGAGGGCCGAACACTTTGGTTATGAAGTCTTCAACAAAGACGGGTTTAAAGATTGGAAGCATGCATCTAAAGGTTTTAAAGATCATATTGGTAGTCATTATAGTAAGCACAACTCATGTGTGAAGCACTATgatgattataataatcaaagacaAAGTGTGACAATTTTCTTTTCTAGAGCAACTAGGGAATCAGAAGAATTGTATAAGATCCGTTTAACTTGCTCTTTAGATTGTACTAGATATCTCTTAGCACAAGGCATTGCTTTTCGTGGCCATGATGAAAGCTCTATTTCTCTAAATAAGGGAAATTTTAGAGAGATGGTGGATTGGGTAAAATCTAATGATGAAAAAGTAAGAAATGCTTTTGATCATGGTCCAAAAAATTGCACTATGACTTCCGATGACATTCAAAAGGAGCTTGCAACGTGTTGTGCACATGAAGTTAccaaggtgattatggaagagcttgGTGATAGACAATTCTCTGTGCTTATTGATGAGTCACGTGATATATCTGTCAAAGAATAA
- the LOC131634815 gene encoding pollen-specific leucine-rich repeat extensin-like protein 3 isoform X2, protein MAHHYSNKVLGCFLLFSLTLTYGHSHFLIDPIIIPGYEVSPGHDIGDGDAPAQSPEPFVGDSPAQSPEPFMDDSPAPSPEKDSENVDKSFPNERLKHSYVAFQAWKKAIYSDPFNTTGNWVGHDVCSYNGVFCSPALDDPTLNVVAGVDINHADIAGHLPEELGLLNDTSLFHINSNRFCGIIPDSFENLTIMYEFDISNNRFVGDFPLVVLKWKNLTYLDIRFNDFEGVLPHELFEKELDAIFLNNNRFTSHIPETLGKSTASVVTFANNNFTGCIPKSIGNMVNLNEIVFLGNDLGGCFPQEIGLLGEVTVLDASKNGFVGTLPNLAGLKNVEVIDIAHNKFSGYVSNTICQLPTLKNFTFSYNYFNGEAQTCVPSDSCSVELDDAKNCLPGRKNQKTSKQCLPVLTKPVDCSKNCGGGKGKSHDPLEPKPTPSKSHPPKVETPKAKPPPTPKAQAPQIPPTLPPVKDIPPTVAPVSSPPPSPPVKYIPPMLPPVEDIPPTVAPVLSPPPSPPVKHIPPMLPPVEDIPPTVAPVFSPPPPVERIPPMLPPVEDIPPTVAPVFSPPPPVERIPPMLPPVEDIPPTVAPVFSPPPPVERIPPMLPPVEDIPPTVAPVFSPPPPVERIPPMLPPVEDIPPTVAPVSSPPPVEKIPPMLPPVEDIPPTVAPVSSPPPAAQVNSPPPPVHSPPPPSPAHSPPPPVNSPPPPVYSPPPPPPVHSPPPPVHSPPPPVHSPPPPVHSPPPPIHSPPPPPVYSPPPPTHSPPPPIHSPPPPVHSPPPPVHSPPPPVNSPPPPVHSPPPPVSSPPPPPPQVHSPPPPVNSPPPPVHSPPPTPVNSPPPPVYSPPPTPVNSPPPPVHSPPPPQVNSPPSPVHSPPPPVNSPSPPKWDDITLPPNIGAEYRSPPPPTIAGY, encoded by the exons ATGGCTCACCATTATTCTAATAAGGTCTTaggttgttttcttttgttttctttaacCTTAACTTATGGCCATAGTCATTTTCTCATAGATCCAATAATTATTCCTGGATATGAAGTTTCACCAGGACATGATATTGGTGATGGTGATGCGCCAGCTCAATCACCTGAGCCGTTCGTCGGCGATTCTCCAGCTCAATCACCCGAGCCGTTTATGGATGATTCTCCCGCTCCTTCGCCTGAAAAAGACAGTGAAAATGTTGACAAAAGTTTTCCTAATGAGAGgctaaaacattcttatgttgCATTTCAAGCATGGAAAAAGGCTATTTATTCTGACCCTTTTAACACAACTGGTAATTGGGTTGGTCATGATGTTTGTTCCTACAATGGTGTGTTTTGTTCTCCTGCTCTTGATGATCCTACACTGAATGTTGTTGCTGGTGTTGATATTAATCACGCCGATATCGCCGGTCACCTTCCGGAAGAGTTAGGACTATTGAATGATACTTCTCTTTTCCATATTAACTCAAACAGGTTCTGTGGTATAATTCCGGATAGCTTTGAGAATCTAACCATAATGTACGAGTTTGATATCAGTAACAACCGCTTCGTCGGCGATTTTCCTTTAGTGGTTTTGAAATGGAAAAATTTGACCTACTTGGATATTAGATTCAATGATTTTGAAGGAGTTTTACCTCATGAGCTATTTGAGAAAGAACTTGATGCAATATTTTTGAACAACAACCGTTTCACATCACATATACCAGAAACACTTGGAAAATCAACAGCCTCTGTTGTGACTTTTGCAAACAATAATTTTACTGGTTGTATTCCAAAATCAATTGGAAACATGGTGAACTTGAATGAGATTGTGTTCTTAGGAAATGATCTTGGTGGTTGTTTTCCTCAAGAGATTGGTTTGTTAGGGGAAGTAACAGTTTTGGATGCTAGCAAAAATGGGTTTGTTGGGACACTACCAAACTTAGCAGGGTTGAAGAATGTTGAGGTTATTGACATAGCACATAACAAGTTTAGTGGTTATGTTTCCAACACTATTTGTCAACTACCTACTTTGAAGAACTTTACATTTTCTTATAATTACTTTAATGGAGAAGCACAAACTTGTGTTCCTTCAGATAGTTGTTCTGTTGAGTTGGATGATGCCAAGAATTGTTTACCTGGAAGGAAGAATCAAAAGACATCTAAACAATGTTTACCTGTTTTGACTAAACCTGTGGATTGTAGCAAGAACTGTGGTGGAGGAAAAGGAAAGAGTCATGATCCATTAGAGCCTAAACCAACTCCATCAAAATCTCACCCTCCTAAGGTGGAGACACCAAAGGCTAAGCCACCACCAACTCCAAAGGCTCAAGCACCACAAATTCCACCGACACTTCCACCGGTTAAGGATATTCCACCAACCGTTGCACCAGTGTCATCACCACCACCATCACCACCGGTTAAGTATATTCCAC CTATGCTACCACCAGTTGAAGATATTCCACCAACCGTTGCACCAGTGTTGTCACCACCACCATCACCACCGGTTAAGCACATTCCACCTATGCTACCACCAGTTGAAGATATCCCACCAACCGTTGCACCGGTGTTTTCACCACCCCCACCGGTTGAGCGTATTCCACCTATGCTACCACCAGTTGAAGATATTCCACCAACCGTTGCACCAGTGTTTTCACCACCCCCACCGGTTGAGCGCATTCCACCTATGCTACCACCAGTTGAAGATATTCCACCAACCGTTGCACCAGTGTTTTCACCACCCCCACCGGTTGAGCGCATTCCACCTATGCTACCACCAGTTGAAGATATTCCACCAACCGTTGCACCAGTGTTTTCACCACCCCCACCGGTTGAGCGCATTCCACCTATGCTACCACCAGTTGAAGATATTCCACCAACCGTTGCACCAGTGTCATCACCACCACCGGTTGAGAAAATCCCACCCATGCTACCACCGGTTGAAGATATTCCACCAACCGTTGCACCAGTGTCATCACCACCACCAGCTGCTCAAGTCAACTCACCACCACCACCAGTTCACTCTCCTCCACCACCCTCACCAGCCCATTCCCCACCTCCACCAGTCAATTCTCCACCACCACCAGTGTACTCCCCTCCCCCACCCCCGCCAGTCCACTCTCCCCCTCCACCAGTCCATTCACCACCACCTCCAGTTCATTCTCCACCCCCACCAGTCCATTCTCCACCACCACCAATTCATTCTCCTCCACCACCTCCGGTTTACTCTCCTCCACCACCAACTCACTCTCCACCCCCACCAATCCATTCACCACCACCTCCAGTTCATTCTCCACCCCCACCAGTTCATTCTCCACCACCTCCAGTTAACTCCCCACCCCCGCCAGTTCATTCTCCTCCTCCACCGGTCTcctcaccaccaccaccaccaccacaggTGCATTCTCCACCACCACCGGTCAACTCACCTCCACCACCAGTACACTCACCTCCTCCTACCCCCGTCAACTCACCTCCACCACCAGTATACTCACCTCCTCCTACCCCCGTCAACTCACCTCCACCACCAGTACACTCGCCTCCTCCTCCCCAGGTCAACTCACCACCATCACCAGTACACTCCCCTCCTCCACCGGTCAATTCACCATCACCACCAAAATGGGATGACATCACACTACCACCAAACATTGGAGCTGAATATAGGTCACCTCCTCCTCCAACAATTGCTGGATACTAA
- the LOC131634823 gene encoding uncharacterized protein LOC131634823 encodes MAMMLRFLNDKGKVVERFIALHHVKYTTSEALKDALYGILDRHTLSISRIRGQGYDGASNMRSEFNGLQRKILDENPYAFYVHCYAHRLQLVVVSVASSCSSIHDFFEYISLIITTTSASCKRKDALKEMWSSVLEVLSIVDEDERGPSQAAVDDVKARLAILRESGWNDLFSDVQEFCFAQSIQVPNMDEEIPVRGRSRREGRTVTNLHHYRAKIFYVAIDKICVEMDHRFCEGSNIVLDCFSCLDLKNSFSKFDVDKLARLANIYHADFSDDDRGTIREQLETYVHQVKRHDSFTSCEDVQSLAIKMVQTEKYLAI; translated from the exons ATGGCGATGATGTTGAG GTTCTTGAACGACAAAGGGAAAGTTGTGGAACGATTTATTGCTCTACATCATGTCAAATATACTACATCTGAGGCACTAAAGGATGCTCTTTATGGTATTCTCGATCGTCATACGTTATCTATTTCAAGGATACGAGGGCAAGGATATGATGGGGCTTCAAATATGAGAAGTGAGTTTAATGGTTTACAAAGAAAGATTCTAGATGAAAACCCTTATGCTTTCTATGTCCATTGTTATGCTCACCGTTTGCAATTGGTGGTTGTGTCCGTTGCTAGTAGTTGCTCATCTATTCATGATTTCTTTGAGTACATCTCCTTGATTATAACCACAACAAGTGCATCTTGCAAGAGAAAGGATGCTTTGAAGGAG ATGTGGTCCTCCGTGTTAGAggtgcttagtattgttgatgaagatgaacgtGGACCATCTCAAGCGGCGG TTGATGATGTTAAAGCTCGATTGGCTATATTGAGAGAGAGTGGTTGGAATGATTTATTTAGTGATGTCCAAGAATTTTGTTTTGCTCAAAGTATTCAGGTGCCAAATATGGATGAAGAAATACCGGTTCGGGGACGTTCAAGAAGAGAAGGGAGGACTGTCACTAATCTTCACCATTACCGTGCAAAGATTTTTTATGTTGCTATTGACAAAATATGTGTGGAGATGGATCACCGGTTTTGTGAAGGAAGTAACATTGTGCTGGATTGCTTCTCATGTCTTGACCTCAAGAACTCtttttccaagtttgatgttgACAAGCTTGCTCGTCTTGCTAATATTTATCATGCAGACTTTTCTGATGATGACCGTGGAACAATAAGGGAGCAACTTGAGACTTATGTACATCAAGTAAAAAGGCATGATTCTTTTACTTcttgtgaagatgttcaaagtttggctataaagatggttcaaactgagaaaTATTTG GCTatataa